The genomic DNA TGTGTGCCCCGGACAGAGGCGTGTCCGTGCCGGTCATGGTCACCGTGATCGGCTCGATTCCCAGGTCTGATGCCAGCCGGTCAGTTTCCGGCTCCTGACCGGTCATGCGCCACGACTCTCCGTACTCAATGACCTCGGCATCCACGATGTCCTCTGTCCGGTCAGCCGGGGGAGCGGGACGTTGAGGCTGGTAAGACTTGCCGTCCAGACCGATGACCGGGGCAGGAACGGCAGGTGAATCACTTGGCTCACCTGTGCGGGCCGCGTCCTCAGGTGTTTCATTTGAAACACCTGCATCCCGCAGACGGCGGTACACCGTAGGGTGACTAATATCGACCGCTGATGCGATCCCTCGGGTACTCATTCCTGCTGCCCGAAGCTCGGAGATCACTTGTTCTTCAAGGTCCTTCGGCGGACGCAAGCTGACATCTCTAAACTCATTGTCGAGGTAGTCCTGCCAGGAGTCGTACCCGAGCGCCAGCCAAATTCGTCCCTGCCACGCGGTGGAGATCTTGACCTGTAGCGATCCGTAGTCACTTCGCAGTTCGTCTGTAAGCTCGCGTGCCTCGGCTTCAGAGAATTTTGATTCCAGTGCGAGGGCCATCATGCACCTACCGGCTTCGGGTCGCCATTAGGAGCGAACGGGTCGTCCTCTGTTCCTTCGAGCAAAGTTGCAATCGGAATATCCCACGCTTGCGCCAGCCGCAGCAGATCCCCGATCCGCCAGTCTGTATCGCCGGTCATGCGTTTCGACACTGAACGCTGACTTGTATTCAGAATCTGAGCAACGTCACCTTGGTTGAGTTCTCTTCGGC from Brevibacterium sp. JSBI002 includes the following:
- a CDS encoding helix-turn-helix domain-containing protein, with product MRYTRQVRANVLAEMGRRELNQGDVAQILNTSQRSVSKRMTGDTDWRIGDLLRLAQAWDIPIATLLEGTEDDPFAPNGDPKPVGA